Proteins from a genomic interval of Acinonyx jubatus isolate Ajub_Pintada_27869175 chromosome B4, VMU_Ajub_asm_v1.0, whole genome shotgun sequence:
- the OSBPL8 gene encoding oxysterol-binding protein-related protein 8 isoform X5, with protein sequence MDAGLADGEPDQTSLLGDSKDVLGPSTNSDESQHLTPGKMSQRQGKEAYPTPTKDLYQPSFSPASPHSQGLDRGKEDISQNKDESSLSMSKSKSESKLYNGSEKDSSASSKLTKKESLKVQKKNYREEKKRATKELLSTITDPSVIVMADWLKIRGTLKSWTKLWCVLKPGVLLIYKTQKNGQWVGTVLLNACEIIERPSKKDGFCFKLFHPLEQSIWAVKGPKGEAVGSITQPLPSSYLIIRATSESDGRCWMDALELALKCSSLLKRTMIREGKEHDLSISSESTHVTLYGLLRANNLHSGDNFQLNDSEIERQHFKDQDMYSDKSDKENDQEHDESDNEVMGKSEESDTDTSERQDDSYIEPEPVEPLKETTYTEQSHEELGEAGEASQTETVSEENKSLIWTLLKQVRPGMDLSRVVLPTFILEPRSFLDKLSDYYYHADFLSEAALEENPYFRLKKVVKWYLSGFYKKPKGLKKPYNPILGETFRCLWIHPRTNSKTFYIAEQVSHHPPISAFYVSNRKDGFCLSGSILAKSKFYGNSLSAILEGEARLTFLNRGEDYVMTMPYAHCKGILYGTMTLELGGIVNITCQKTGYSAILEFKLKPFLGSSDCVNQISGKLKLGKEVLATLEGHWDSEVFINDKKTDNSEVFWNPTPDIKQWRLIRHTVKFEEQGDFESEKLWQRVTRAINAKDQTEATQEKYVLEEAQRQAARDRKTKSEEWACRLFELDSLTGEWHYKFADTRPWDPLNDMIQFEKDGVIQTKVKHRTPMVSVPKMKHKPTRQQKKVAKGYSSPEPDIQDSSGSEAQSVKPNTRRKKGIELGDIQNSIESIKQTQEEIKRNIMALRNHLISSTPATDYFLQQKDYFIIFLLILLQVIINFMFK encoded by the exons GTTtggacagaggaaaggaagacatttctcaaaataaagatgaatCTTCACTTTCTATGTCAAAGAGCAAG TCTGAATCTAAACTTTATAATGGCTCGGAGAAGGATAGTTCAGCTTCAAGCAAGCTCACAAAAAAAGAATCTCTCAAG gtgcaaaagaaaaattaccgagaagaaaagaaaagagccacaAAGGAGTTACTCAGTACAATCACAGATCCTTCTGTTATTGTTATGGCTGATTGGTTGAAG ATTCGTGGTACTTTAAAGAGTTGGACCAAGTTGTGGTGTGTTTTGAAACCTGGGGTGCTACTGATttataaaacccagaaaaatgGTCAGTGGGTAGGAACAGTCCTTCTGAATGCCTGTGAAATCATTGAGCGTCCATCAAAAAAGGACGGCTtttgtttcaaactttttcatccTTTGGAGCAGTCTATTTGGGCAGTGAAG gGCCCCAAAGGCGAAGCAGTTGGATCTATAACTCAACCCTTACCTAGCAGTTACTTGATCATCCGAGCTACTTCAGAGTCAGATG GAAGGTGCTGGATGGATGCTTTGGAGTTGGCCTTGAAATGTTCTAGTCTTCTTAAACGTACAATgatcagagaaggaaaggaacatgacctgagcattTCAtcagagagcacacatgtgacTTTGTATGGCTTATTACGTGCTAACAATCTCCACAGTGGTGACAACTTTCA GTTAAATGATAGTGAAATTGAACGGCAGCATTTTAAGGACCAAGATATGTATTCTGATAAATCTGATAAAGAAAATGATCAAGAACATGATGAGTCTGACAATGAGGTGATGGGGAAAAGTGAAGAAAGTGACACAGATACATCCGAAAGGCAAGATGACTCTTATATCGAACCTGAGCCCGTGGAGCCTTTAAAGGAGACTACCTACACTGAACAGAGCCATGAAGAACTAGGAGAG GCAGGTGAGGCTTCTCAAACAGAAACTGtgtctgaagaaaacaaaagccttaTCTGGACACTGTTGAAACAAGTCCGTCCTGGCATGGACCTGTCCAGGGTGGTTCTGCCGACATTTATTTTGGAACCTCGTTCTTTCCTGGATAAACTTTCAGATTATTACTATCATGCAGATTTCTTATCTGA GGCTGCTCTTGAAGAAAATCCTTACTTCCGTTTGAAGAAAGTAGTGAAATGGTATTTGTCAGGATTCTATAAAAAGCCAAAg GGACTGAAGAAGCCTTACAATCCTATACTTGGTGAGACTTTCCGTTGTTTGTGGATTCATCCCAGAACAAACAGCAAAACATTTTATATTGCTGAACAG GTATCCCATCATCCACCAATATCTGCCTTTTATGTTAGTAACCGAAAGGATGGATTTTGCCTTAGTGGTAGTATCCTGGCTAAGTCCAAGTTCTATG gaaATTCATTATCCGCAATATTAGAAGGAGAAGCACGATTAACTTTCTTGAATAGAGGCGAAGATTATGTCATGACAATGCCGTATGCTCATTGTAAAG gaattcTTTATGGCACAATGACACTGGAGCTTGGTGGAATCGTCAATATTACGTGTCAAAAAACTGGATACAGTGCAATACTTGAATTCAAACTAAAG ccATTTCTAGGTAGCAGTGACTGTGTTAATCAAATATCAGGGAAACTTAAATTGGGAAAAGAAGTCCTAGCTACTTTGGAAGGCCATTGG gACAGTGAAGTTTTTATTAATGACAAAAAGACTGATAATTCAGAGGTCTTCTGGAATCCAACACCAGACATTAAGCAGTGGAGATTAATAAGGCACACTGTAAAATTTGAAGAGCAGGGAGATTTTGAATCAGAGAA ACTCTGGCAGCGGGTAACTCGAGCCATAAATGCCAAAGACCAAACAGAAGCTACTCAAGAGAAGTACGTTTTAGAAGAAGCTCAAAGACAAGCTGCCAGAGATCggaaaacaaaaagtgaagaGTGGGCGTGCAGGTTATTTGAGCTTGATTCACTCACAGGAGAATGGCATTACAAGTTTGCAGA TACTAGACCGTGGGACCCACTTAATGATATGATACAGTTTGAAAAAGATGGTGTTATCCAGACCAAAGTGAAACATCGCACTCCAATG GTTAGTGTCCCAAAAATGAAACATAAGCCAACCAGGCAACAGAAGAAAGTGGCAAAAGGCTATTCTTCCCCAGAACCTGATATCCAAGACTCATCTGGAAGTGAAG CTCAATCAGTAAAACCaaatacaagaagaaagaaagggatagaACTGGGAGACATTCAAAATTCCATCGAATCTATAAAACAAACgcaggaagaaattaaaag AAATATTATGGCTCTTCGAAATCATTTAATTTCAAGCACACCTGCCACAGATTATTTTCTGCAACAAAAAGACTACTTCATCATTTTCCTCCTGATTTTGCTTCAAGTCATAATAAACTTCATGTTTAAGTAG
- the OSBPL8 gene encoding oxysterol-binding protein-related protein 8 isoform X3, translating to MLHYQKSVILPYSEVAEVQETLLGDSKDVLGPSTVVANSDESQHLTPGKMSQRQGKEAYPTPTKDLYQPSFSPASPHSQGLDRGKEDISQNKDESSLSMSKSKSESKLYNGSEKDSSASSKLTKKESLKVQKKNYREEKKRATKELLSTITDPSVIVMADWLKIRGTLKSWTKLWCVLKPGVLLIYKTQKNGQWVGTVLLNACEIIERPSKKDGFCFKLFHPLEQSIWAVKGPKGEAVGSITQPLPSSYLIIRATSESDGRCWMDALELALKCSSLLKRTMIREGKEHDLSISSESTHVTLYGLLRANNLHSGDNFQLNDSEIERQHFKDQDMYSDKSDKENDQEHDESDNEVMGKSEESDTDTSERQDDSYIEPEPVEPLKETTYTEQSHEELGEAGEASQTETVSEENKSLIWTLLKQVRPGMDLSRVVLPTFILEPRSFLDKLSDYYYHADFLSEAALEENPYFRLKKVVKWYLSGFYKKPKGLKKPYNPILGETFRCLWIHPRTNSKTFYIAEQVSHHPPISAFYVSNRKDGFCLSGSILAKSKFYGNSLSAILEGEARLTFLNRGEDYVMTMPYAHCKGILYGTMTLELGGIVNITCQKTGYSAILEFKLKPFLGSSDCVNQISGKLKLGKEVLATLEGHWDSEVFINDKKTDNSEVFWNPTPDIKQWRLIRHTVKFEEQGDFESEKLWQRVTRAINAKDQTEATQEKYVLEEAQRQAARDRKTKSEEWACRLFELDSLTGEWHYKFADTRPWDPLNDMIQFEKDGVIQTKVKHRTPMVSVPKMKHKPTRQQKKVAKGYSSPEPDIQDSSGSEAQSVKPNTRRKKGIELGDIQNSIESIKQTQEEIKRNIMALRNHLISSTPATDYFLQQKDYFIIFLLILLQVIINFMFK from the exons GTTtggacagaggaaaggaagacatttctcaaaataaagatgaatCTTCACTTTCTATGTCAAAGAGCAAG TCTGAATCTAAACTTTATAATGGCTCGGAGAAGGATAGTTCAGCTTCAAGCAAGCTCACAAAAAAAGAATCTCTCAAG gtgcaaaagaaaaattaccgagaagaaaagaaaagagccacaAAGGAGTTACTCAGTACAATCACAGATCCTTCTGTTATTGTTATGGCTGATTGGTTGAAG ATTCGTGGTACTTTAAAGAGTTGGACCAAGTTGTGGTGTGTTTTGAAACCTGGGGTGCTACTGATttataaaacccagaaaaatgGTCAGTGGGTAGGAACAGTCCTTCTGAATGCCTGTGAAATCATTGAGCGTCCATCAAAAAAGGACGGCTtttgtttcaaactttttcatccTTTGGAGCAGTCTATTTGGGCAGTGAAG gGCCCCAAAGGCGAAGCAGTTGGATCTATAACTCAACCCTTACCTAGCAGTTACTTGATCATCCGAGCTACTTCAGAGTCAGATG GAAGGTGCTGGATGGATGCTTTGGAGTTGGCCTTGAAATGTTCTAGTCTTCTTAAACGTACAATgatcagagaaggaaaggaacatgacctgagcattTCAtcagagagcacacatgtgacTTTGTATGGCTTATTACGTGCTAACAATCTCCACAGTGGTGACAACTTTCA GTTAAATGATAGTGAAATTGAACGGCAGCATTTTAAGGACCAAGATATGTATTCTGATAAATCTGATAAAGAAAATGATCAAGAACATGATGAGTCTGACAATGAGGTGATGGGGAAAAGTGAAGAAAGTGACACAGATACATCCGAAAGGCAAGATGACTCTTATATCGAACCTGAGCCCGTGGAGCCTTTAAAGGAGACTACCTACACTGAACAGAGCCATGAAGAACTAGGAGAG GCAGGTGAGGCTTCTCAAACAGAAACTGtgtctgaagaaaacaaaagccttaTCTGGACACTGTTGAAACAAGTCCGTCCTGGCATGGACCTGTCCAGGGTGGTTCTGCCGACATTTATTTTGGAACCTCGTTCTTTCCTGGATAAACTTTCAGATTATTACTATCATGCAGATTTCTTATCTGA GGCTGCTCTTGAAGAAAATCCTTACTTCCGTTTGAAGAAAGTAGTGAAATGGTATTTGTCAGGATTCTATAAAAAGCCAAAg GGACTGAAGAAGCCTTACAATCCTATACTTGGTGAGACTTTCCGTTGTTTGTGGATTCATCCCAGAACAAACAGCAAAACATTTTATATTGCTGAACAG GTATCCCATCATCCACCAATATCTGCCTTTTATGTTAGTAACCGAAAGGATGGATTTTGCCTTAGTGGTAGTATCCTGGCTAAGTCCAAGTTCTATG gaaATTCATTATCCGCAATATTAGAAGGAGAAGCACGATTAACTTTCTTGAATAGAGGCGAAGATTATGTCATGACAATGCCGTATGCTCATTGTAAAG gaattcTTTATGGCACAATGACACTGGAGCTTGGTGGAATCGTCAATATTACGTGTCAAAAAACTGGATACAGTGCAATACTTGAATTCAAACTAAAG ccATTTCTAGGTAGCAGTGACTGTGTTAATCAAATATCAGGGAAACTTAAATTGGGAAAAGAAGTCCTAGCTACTTTGGAAGGCCATTGG gACAGTGAAGTTTTTATTAATGACAAAAAGACTGATAATTCAGAGGTCTTCTGGAATCCAACACCAGACATTAAGCAGTGGAGATTAATAAGGCACACTGTAAAATTTGAAGAGCAGGGAGATTTTGAATCAGAGAA ACTCTGGCAGCGGGTAACTCGAGCCATAAATGCCAAAGACCAAACAGAAGCTACTCAAGAGAAGTACGTTTTAGAAGAAGCTCAAAGACAAGCTGCCAGAGATCggaaaacaaaaagtgaagaGTGGGCGTGCAGGTTATTTGAGCTTGATTCACTCACAGGAGAATGGCATTACAAGTTTGCAGA TACTAGACCGTGGGACCCACTTAATGATATGATACAGTTTGAAAAAGATGGTGTTATCCAGACCAAAGTGAAACATCGCACTCCAATG GTTAGTGTCCCAAAAATGAAACATAAGCCAACCAGGCAACAGAAGAAAGTGGCAAAAGGCTATTCTTCCCCAGAACCTGATATCCAAGACTCATCTGGAAGTGAAG CTCAATCAGTAAAACCaaatacaagaagaaagaaagggatagaACTGGGAGACATTCAAAATTCCATCGAATCTATAAAACAAACgcaggaagaaattaaaag AAATATTATGGCTCTTCGAAATCATTTAATTTCAAGCACACCTGCCACAGATTATTTTCTGCAACAAAAAGACTACTTCATCATTTTCCTCCTGATTTTGCTTCAAGTCATAATAAACTTCATGTTTAAGTAG
- the OSBPL8 gene encoding oxysterol-binding protein-related protein 8 isoform X4 yields MDAGLADGEPDQTSLLGDSKDVLGPSTVVANSDESQHLTPGKMSQRQGKEAYPTPTKDLYQPSFSPASPHSQGLDRGKEDISQNKDESSLSMSKSKSESKLYNGSEKDSSASSKLTKKESLKVQKKNYREEKKRATKELLSTITDPSVIVMADWLKIRGTLKSWTKLWCVLKPGVLLIYKTQKNGQWVGTVLLNACEIIERPSKKDGFCFKLFHPLEQSIWAVKGPKGEAVGSITQPLPSSYLIIRATSESDGRCWMDALELALKCSSLLKRTMIREGKEHDLSISSESTHVTLYGLLRANNLHSGDNFQLNDSEIERQHFKDQDMYSDKSDKENDQEHDESDNEVMGKSEESDTDTSERQDDSYIEPEPVEPLKETTYTEQSHEELGEAGEASQTETVSEENKSLIWTLLKQVRPGMDLSRVVLPTFILEPRSFLDKLSDYYYHADFLSEAALEENPYFRLKKVVKWYLSGFYKKPKGLKKPYNPILGETFRCLWIHPRTNSKTFYIAEQVSHHPPISAFYVSNRKDGFCLSGSILAKSKFYGNSLSAILEGEARLTFLNRGEDYVMTMPYAHCKGILYGTMTLELGGIVNITCQKTGYSAILEFKLKPFLGSSDCVNQISGKLKLGKEVLATLEGHWDSEVFINDKKTDNSEVFWNPTPDIKQWRLIRHTVKFEEQGDFESEKLWQRVTRAINAKDQTEATQEKYVLEEAQRQAARDRKTKSEEWACRLFELDSLTGEWHYKFADTRPWDPLNDMIQFEKDGVIQTKVKHRTPMVSVPKMKHKPTRQQKKVAKGYSSPEPDIQDSSGSEAQSVKPNTRRKKGIELGDIQNSIESIKQTQEEIKRNIMALRNHLISSTPATDYFLQQKDYFIIFLLILLQVIINFMFK; encoded by the exons GTTtggacagaggaaaggaagacatttctcaaaataaagatgaatCTTCACTTTCTATGTCAAAGAGCAAG TCTGAATCTAAACTTTATAATGGCTCGGAGAAGGATAGTTCAGCTTCAAGCAAGCTCACAAAAAAAGAATCTCTCAAG gtgcaaaagaaaaattaccgagaagaaaagaaaagagccacaAAGGAGTTACTCAGTACAATCACAGATCCTTCTGTTATTGTTATGGCTGATTGGTTGAAG ATTCGTGGTACTTTAAAGAGTTGGACCAAGTTGTGGTGTGTTTTGAAACCTGGGGTGCTACTGATttataaaacccagaaaaatgGTCAGTGGGTAGGAACAGTCCTTCTGAATGCCTGTGAAATCATTGAGCGTCCATCAAAAAAGGACGGCTtttgtttcaaactttttcatccTTTGGAGCAGTCTATTTGGGCAGTGAAG gGCCCCAAAGGCGAAGCAGTTGGATCTATAACTCAACCCTTACCTAGCAGTTACTTGATCATCCGAGCTACTTCAGAGTCAGATG GAAGGTGCTGGATGGATGCTTTGGAGTTGGCCTTGAAATGTTCTAGTCTTCTTAAACGTACAATgatcagagaaggaaaggaacatgacctgagcattTCAtcagagagcacacatgtgacTTTGTATGGCTTATTACGTGCTAACAATCTCCACAGTGGTGACAACTTTCA GTTAAATGATAGTGAAATTGAACGGCAGCATTTTAAGGACCAAGATATGTATTCTGATAAATCTGATAAAGAAAATGATCAAGAACATGATGAGTCTGACAATGAGGTGATGGGGAAAAGTGAAGAAAGTGACACAGATACATCCGAAAGGCAAGATGACTCTTATATCGAACCTGAGCCCGTGGAGCCTTTAAAGGAGACTACCTACACTGAACAGAGCCATGAAGAACTAGGAGAG GCAGGTGAGGCTTCTCAAACAGAAACTGtgtctgaagaaaacaaaagccttaTCTGGACACTGTTGAAACAAGTCCGTCCTGGCATGGACCTGTCCAGGGTGGTTCTGCCGACATTTATTTTGGAACCTCGTTCTTTCCTGGATAAACTTTCAGATTATTACTATCATGCAGATTTCTTATCTGA GGCTGCTCTTGAAGAAAATCCTTACTTCCGTTTGAAGAAAGTAGTGAAATGGTATTTGTCAGGATTCTATAAAAAGCCAAAg GGACTGAAGAAGCCTTACAATCCTATACTTGGTGAGACTTTCCGTTGTTTGTGGATTCATCCCAGAACAAACAGCAAAACATTTTATATTGCTGAACAG GTATCCCATCATCCACCAATATCTGCCTTTTATGTTAGTAACCGAAAGGATGGATTTTGCCTTAGTGGTAGTATCCTGGCTAAGTCCAAGTTCTATG gaaATTCATTATCCGCAATATTAGAAGGAGAAGCACGATTAACTTTCTTGAATAGAGGCGAAGATTATGTCATGACAATGCCGTATGCTCATTGTAAAG gaattcTTTATGGCACAATGACACTGGAGCTTGGTGGAATCGTCAATATTACGTGTCAAAAAACTGGATACAGTGCAATACTTGAATTCAAACTAAAG ccATTTCTAGGTAGCAGTGACTGTGTTAATCAAATATCAGGGAAACTTAAATTGGGAAAAGAAGTCCTAGCTACTTTGGAAGGCCATTGG gACAGTGAAGTTTTTATTAATGACAAAAAGACTGATAATTCAGAGGTCTTCTGGAATCCAACACCAGACATTAAGCAGTGGAGATTAATAAGGCACACTGTAAAATTTGAAGAGCAGGGAGATTTTGAATCAGAGAA ACTCTGGCAGCGGGTAACTCGAGCCATAAATGCCAAAGACCAAACAGAAGCTACTCAAGAGAAGTACGTTTTAGAAGAAGCTCAAAGACAAGCTGCCAGAGATCggaaaacaaaaagtgaagaGTGGGCGTGCAGGTTATTTGAGCTTGATTCACTCACAGGAGAATGGCATTACAAGTTTGCAGA TACTAGACCGTGGGACCCACTTAATGATATGATACAGTTTGAAAAAGATGGTGTTATCCAGACCAAAGTGAAACATCGCACTCCAATG GTTAGTGTCCCAAAAATGAAACATAAGCCAACCAGGCAACAGAAGAAAGTGGCAAAAGGCTATTCTTCCCCAGAACCTGATATCCAAGACTCATCTGGAAGTGAAG CTCAATCAGTAAAACCaaatacaagaagaaagaaagggatagaACTGGGAGACATTCAAAATTCCATCGAATCTATAAAACAAACgcaggaagaaattaaaag AAATATTATGGCTCTTCGAAATCATTTAATTTCAAGCACACCTGCCACAGATTATTTTCTGCAACAAAAAGACTACTTCATCATTTTCCTCCTGATTTTGCTTCAAGTCATAATAAACTTCATGTTTAAGTAG